In the Hermetia illucens chromosome 1, iHerIll2.2.curated.20191125, whole genome shotgun sequence genome, aatttgagTTGTTTGCATTTCCTAAATCTGTCTTGGCTTTACTTTCGAATTTTAACTTCACTGGGCTTCCAAAATccgattcagctgtaattctcAGGCGTGAGTTATTTGCACCTCCTAAATCTGATTTATTTACGTCTCCCAAATCTAAGTTATCTGAATTTCCAAGCACTGATTTGGATCCACTACCTAATTTTGTCTCCACTGCATTTACCGAATCCAATTTGGCTGTTTTTCCCAAATTTGACAAGTCTCTGTTTCCCAATTCTGACTTGGAATTATCTTTAAATGATACCGATAGTTTGCTTTTAGATTTAGATCTACATTGCGAACTCAGGTCGCCCGCCGTGCAAGTTGACCCCCTGATTATTACTATCTCATTATTTGCTTTGTTGATGCGCTTTAGACCATCTATTTTCAGCACATCAGAAGCTGCAGCGATGACGCCATCTCGTTCGTAGATAATCTGCGGAATAATTTGATTTAGACTTATTTCAAAACAGTAGCAACCTAAATGTCTCGTGCGCGGAATTTATCACAGATCAGAACTGCGGTGTCTCTGGCAAGAGCATGATGGAGTTTGGTTAGAATGGAGTCTGCCTGTGCGCAAAGGTTGAGATTTAGAAAAGTAGGTTTGTATCGATTGTTTAACCTGGTTTCATACAGGGGCACTATTTTCAGATTATGTTCGTTTAGCAACAATTCGAGCTCGCGCCATCGAGCACGGCCGACAACAGAGTTGATTATCAACTCAATGATTCTAGCATTTGGTTGGATATCCCCTTATATTGCCCAGAGAACTATCAGAAATCTGATATTCCTTGGTTAGAAGGTATATGTGGGATCCAATGGGTTGGGTTGTCGGAGCATAATACATTGGAGAAAGGTAAGGATGACCGAGTGAAAGAAGGCTTTAAAATCCAACTAGACAGTGGATGGGATCCTGTTAATTTGGGAAGGAGGCGACTGTTTTTGTATTTTCCTCCTCATCATCACCATAGTGAAGTTAAGGCATTTGGCGCAGTTGGAGGAGTGACCGCTGTCCTCACAATTCACACACGTGGGGCTTTCAGAAGAAGATGCGTGATTCAGACCACGAATAATAAGCGAAGTGGTATACAACAGTAGACTTGAAGAACTTTGCCTTTTTCTCCAGGAGAAAATTCTTCGTAACAGTGTCGTCCTCTTCAGACTTCAATAGTATTTGAAACTTCTGATTTTTACCAAGTAGTCGTTGGTTACGACATTAGAAACGGTTGTCTGAGTAATCCTGAAATTCTCTGCGGGCCCAAAAGTAGCAACAGGAGGAATCTTAGTACTCCCCTATTATAATGTTATTCTTAGCTGCCTCATCCGCCAACTATGCTACTGTAAGGTATTATAAGCAACAGAAAAGCCACCTCTTTGTAATGGAAATCATATAACATATCCAtaacttatttttatttttatttttattagttttcaacaaaaccttattaaaatcgattcactgtccgtctgtccatctatctGCCACACGCTCTTTCTTCAGAGACGACTGTACCgactgatacgaaatttggttagaaggtgggaactgtgatgtATTACATTGTTGCATGTTGAACTTAATAAGGGGGTATCCCTGTATACCTAAAAGGTGAATCCAACATTTTCATATGGCCATATgaggcatcaaattaaaggtctcgattagtactgctAGTTTTAACATTGGTTACAAAGGCAGGAATTGACCCAAAAGGGTCAATAGCTTTAAGGagccattctcaaaaattacccaaccggaaagtctgaaaaaaatcattatagTCCATGCCCTTGATATCTAGGGCGCCAAATATTCCCCgttacaatatctgctcaaataaagtcaacaatagtatatttctaatattttgaaaatttactgtacccttaagttcaccttagatCCGCATAATTTTTCAGCGAGGTGGATTTTAGTAGGGAgcatcatattggaaagtttggcggaaatcctagcatcattaacaaagttacggtaggtcaaaattgccccTGTCACATCAAATTACTACTGCCCACGAAATCAAATGTCAGCACcgcattgaattgaatattgggtatattcaacgtatatacactgaAGCGctaagtttccggtttcctgtttgttaataaatttatttgtggCAATAAAATGATTTAGGGTGAAGACAAAGTTGCGAGGATCTTTGTCGTGACTTGAAAATTGTACGCGATAGTCACACCAGCGCGTCAGTCATCTCGCCATGCGTTTTATACTGTTAAATATAGCTTAGCTTACCTCAACCCTTCATATCTATGTACGTTTTTAACGATGTCTAAAGTATGTATGCACCCCCCAAACCCCAATATTGGATGAACTCCACCTTATTAAAGACTTAATATTGTTCACTCTGCTCCTGCTTCTTGTGAAAGATGCAAAGGTACACCGTTATTATTTTGCTGgaaaatgatgttttggtcgggTCTTCCTTTGAGTCGGAGCTGTTGGAGCatatcgagtgcatttttcaacttctccttgaggccggtttagtactCAatgttgacaaatgcaaattctttctACCGCTCTTGAAATTTCTCCGTCATCTGATTATCTCTGAAGGGGTATAACTGGAACTGTTaaagtgcaagcgatttcgaaaACAATTAAGGATCTAGGAAGGATTTGGAGCAGCTTCTACCGTTATTTCTTACCCAAGACCGCTCAGCATCAACCGACCCTTAACGCTTGTCTGGGCTGCAGGTGAAAGACTTCCATCTGATTGCGTAGTCCCCAGAGGTTatccaggcgtttgagaccactGATCAACAGCTACACGTCTGACATTCGCTGTGAATGATTtaccaccaaaaagtgaaccaagTTCAAGTCCAAGTAACTGAGCCCCGTTCAACGGAAATACTACACCTACGATCGTTATTTGCGCttattttgcaatcaaatacgtccggtattcccttgaatGTAGGCCATTCATAATGTTCACAGGTCGTAtctttgctttgaaacagagcCCAACAAAGCATCGCTTAGCCAACATTGGCAACTTAGTTTTATCGGCCAGTACACTTCCCACATTGAACATgcgtctggaaaagataacgtagttGGCGACGCATTATAGAGTAATGCAAAGGTGAAGATCTCCACCAACGTCGTTTCTTGTAGGCTTAAAAGGACGATGCGGTTCTCCAGAGCCTCAGGATTAACTTCATTACAGATTTAGGAATTTTAAGATCTTCAGCTCAACGTATATTCTACGTGACTTCAAACAACGGACCAACGTCATATATTCTGCCCGATTGCCGTAAATGAATATTGCTTGCGACTATCAACAAGGACATTAGTTTCTGGGCCTAATCGTGTATCTCATGGTAAAAGTACAAAATGTGTGTGAAGAAAGATACGCATGTTTGTTCAGTCCAACCCATGTCGACATAATCGGTGCGGTGGCTCAGgtgatacctctgaaagatattattGTTCAATCTTCCGTCGAAGTCCtatgtcgagagtggattcaatGCTTTAGAGTGCCTCCATTTCTTATCGGCTTCAACCGCTACCCGACAACCGCGTACCAGCTGTAGTGCAATGGGGTGCTCGAAAGatggcacaggacgctgaaaACCGCAATAATGGCCACCATTTCAGCCTCGAAGTCGGAGATACCGAAAAAGAGGATCTTCCTAGACCGGTTGAAGTCAGCGGTTTAAGAAGGCGGTGCAGTGCTGTTGCAGAACGAGTAATTCACATAACGCCCGCACCATTTTCATTGAACGCAACCATTTCTCTGAACGTACCTCGAAGATTGAAAGGATCACAGATAACCGCCGACACTCAAAAATTTATTCCGTTACTTATCGTCGGTTGAGGATTCgcgtttatttaaaataatttattaatattaatgTAGCAGGATGAAGTATGAAGCATGAAGATTACTCGGtgtgagcgattcaaatatccATGTCTTCAGTCAATGGTCCGCTACACAATGAAATTGTTCCCCAACTAGCATCCTTTGTCATCAACGTAGCAACATAAATAAACCCTAAATCTATGGCTAACGAAACTTAATTTTACTAGGTGGCATTATTAAGATTTTTTCACGGTTTGGGCTAATAAGAGGGAACATAAATTCGTATCATCTATTGGAAAAGCACTTGCAGTAACTTCAATTCAATTCTCCTTAAACTCACCTTATTTTCAAATTGCTGTTCCCAAATCAACGATcgttttttcacatttgctttGTTCATCCAACGTTTCACAAATTTCCTAACCTTCgaataattttcagttttcaccATTTCTTCGTGGATAAAAGTTTGCCTCTCAAAATCGGGCATATTTTTCTGTTTAGATAAAATcaacaaatcacgatacaagaaAAAGTTACGCGTATTCGTTTCTTCAGGAGTACTGTTGGGAGCAGCGAAGGGAACTGATAAAGGGACTTTATATCTTGCCGGGTAGTCCTTGATCATGGCTTCAAACATCACAGTATTCACCAATTTTTCTACTGCAAACATCAATTGTTCATATTTTTTCTGTCGGTAAACGAAATGAAAAAATCGAGCACATATCCCACCACCACTACCTCCTGCCTCCTGCATGGATAaaagataatttattttaaactttttaaaaatttactgaaacatATTGGCAGCTTCGTAAATTTGAAAACGTAAATCGCAAAGGTTGCTAGCCGCTTTTCTACATTAAATTTTCAGAAGAACCACAGGATACAGGACTTTTGTTGCACTTACCATTCTTGGAAGGATTTCGAGCAGAACCGCCATCAGGAGTCAGTCATGTATGCAGCGTGACTATCACTGCCGATTGCGATGCACTCACCCTTTAACTACTCATCAATCAACCCACTTTTCGTTTCTGTACGAATGGTCGAATCCTACTGCAGAACCCTGTTTTCATTTTCAGCTACTGGTATAGAAGAACTCAGTATATTGTGCCTGGTTCATCccagataacttcatatctcgcGCCAAACTAATATATGAAGTTCCGCGAATAAGAAAGTATTataaaaaactggattcagttcccaataactcttccaaaattctCCGTGTTTTTCACGTTTATTAATACCAGTAGCTTTAGAGGAATTACGGTGCTCTGAATATACTAATCCCAAACTGaaaattgaataatgcatttagagctacgCTGGATGTCGTGCTGATACACTACGGATTCATCAGCGAATAGCAGCTTAGTCATgccaacatatatccacatttccACCTAGGACcgaagtccccatgtcgaggcaaaggtccgcctgcacAGCTCATAGGCTATAACAGCTCGTTTTGTCTTTACATCAACACCTTTGGTTAAAAGAAGCTTCGTATATGGAATGActaccagatatttcacttcttcggggaGCTGAAGGGTCGTGTACaatatcctcctttttgtaaataatattatcgggattttatttgaattaactgaaTGTCCATGCCTGCCGGCTACGTCATCTGCTCTCGCAATGTTCCAATTCCCCTTAAAGCATTTTCGTTTTGGAGGTTTTCAGCAATTGCCAACTCTGTGCCTTTCCCTTCCATCACCTGTTGTTGCGAATGGCGCACTTCCACTTACGAGTTCGTTAAAGTtgcatccggttttctaagggaGTCCAATATGGCCGAACCAGAATTCTACACAGCCTTGAAGGCTCTCTTTCACCTCGACGCTCGCATCGAAAGTTGGGTCTGACGTTGTGAGTTACTGTAAGTTTTCACTCTTATTACTTATTAAACACAATTCATATATCGTCTGGTTGGTTTCCTGAGTTTTGCAGTTCTCAGTTCCACCAGGAGTTTTACCACCTTTGTCTCGGTCAATAAAACTCTAAAAGTTCGAGAGTCAGCTTTCACAATTGATCTGTTATGAATGGAGGAGTCCTTAGGTGcctagggagctgcactttGTTATCAAGAAGTTCATTGGACTTTGTTCCAACCCATTTTCTTAGGATTCCGCCATATATTACAGACTATTCGCCTAAAATAATCAGATTGAACTTTAGGTATTGGTGGACTGACAGTGAGGCTCCATCAAccaccagtctctaatcaagtCAAACAACTccgaagtgcagattgttagctcAATTACTTTGATTAACTTCTACTCGGCCCCACGAATGTACGGGCGCACCATATATTTGTAGCCATGACACTTTCGcaccaaaaaaattaaaggGTAAATATGCAGAGGGAACTAAGACGCTCCTCCTCTTGCGgttaatctggtattgtcaAAAGACCGCAACTAGGTTCTAAAGACAGAATAGTCTCAGCAATACAGCACATTTTGTTAAATCGAACTCAtagctcttgtaccagaaatatataaagataGTTCTGCAGTTTTGCCAGACTTGCTACCAGTAGAAAAGAAAAGGGTTTGTCCTGCTGCAAGTTACTTTGAATAACTTTTATGTTTGTGGTCATAAGTGTGAAAACTGCCACTAATTGAAGGCTGTTTTTTATCTTTCGTCGAAAGTTCCGCTTATTGTAGCGATTCTTCAGGATATTGTCACACTTGGTGGTACAGGAATGCCCCTGTTCTTATTCTCAAGAAGCTTGGGGGTCTTTCGCAGTCTTAGCGGAAGGTTGcatttcaaatctcactggtgacagaggaaTCAGTTACCGTGACGTGAGCTGTCAATGAGTTTCTtagtcaagtcagggtaataatctcggacgagcgccaTGCTGATTGTATTGCCTccaacagtgtactgtagtgtaccgttgcagtcttgaatgaagtgttctaacacgcttcaagtccctgatccaatgttgattgttacgccaacgattattattatttttccgcTGCCGTCGTCCTTTTTGTGGATGTCGtcgaatgaaaaataataaaggtccaattttatatttatttccatATATAACGGTGGAAGTTTCCTTCGAAATCAAGCTTTGATGGAAATATACTAGCTAATAGCAGAATTAAAATTTGAGGTAGAGGTTTCAACACACCACGtgcagaacctgcaggcagtgtccgtagcttCTCTAGGTTTAGCCAGCAGTGGCCAGTGATAATTATCACTATGATTCGAAAGTTTTCTTGGCGAGGTTGAAACAGTCCTCTGTGTATAGTATATCTCCATCAGTCGTGTCTCTTCATTCATGTCATAGCCATAAACCCggttccgactccacagaaggCTGCTAGCCCATGTGAACATTTTTACTTTCTTCTCGGCTAGCTCGTCCGGTGCCTCATTGTCTTcaaacccaacatggcctggaacccagagtatccaggccCTATTGTGTGATCCGAGCGtactcagtctctcaaggcattcccataccaatttagaaTATACAATACCTTTTTGCATCTAAGTACCTTGAtcaccgcttggctgtcagtcggaATAGCATTGCTCTCCCCCTTGCAGTTCCTCTGGAGTCCAGTCCCCGAGGTGTTTCAAACTCCGTATCGGAGTGAAACCTTGTTATCATATCTTTTAGCCCttgtatcaataattcgggataccgcctagaaagaatatcaatcttcgatttaggcaactccTCATCTCACTGATATTCAATCGCCATCTTGCAGATTGCCGCCCCTAccagcatctgtatgtgcagatggagaggagtttgTCCCACAAAGAACTCCAGAAATGTCGTTGGGAATGTCTTCATTggcccactgatacacatgcaggccagtctttggagtATGTGTAACGCCCTCACttatgtgctgagttcagttctttctagccagattaccgcttcataggtaatcattggccttactgttTCAGTgtgtatccaaagtagtatctttgttTTGCAACCCCATTtggaagtcatcagagcccttgtataATAGTTTttcgacatgcgtcttccagagaaatttttggtttactgtaatttccaaatttttgaccTTTGTTTCTCGTGTCGCCTCCATGTgctgtaaccttatggctcccAGGTGATCAAGCATacatttcctagtgaatggtgctaTGGTGATTTTGGCTGGATTAATACGCAGCCCACCTTCCATTAGTAATCCTTAATCCAGTGTGGATTCTATTACATAAGGTATCCtcttatttgcccctacagattaaaacaaagcCATTTGCGTAACCATGGATCTGTATTCTAGAATTTGTTAACATATCCAGGAGtccgtccactaccatactccaacCGTGAATAGTGTTcataacaatagaatttgtacatgttggtacttctatttgcctaatCTCTAACCCtgctcctttgatatccaaaaacgcgcacagtttcatttcttttgtttgtatggcatcccgtagtacatccgtcagctgatacagagcagttggCCGTCtcgcccggtaagcgtgttgatatTGATTTAGGGGACGACGTTTTGAATACGAACGATGCTAGGCAAattagtctgaaagatttaaggtgaaaaggatcTCTTTTTTCTCTCGTTTTCGGAACAGGGACCAattttgcccgcctccatgcccttaGTATATATCCCAGCTATGTTGCCCCTTATTACCTTCAGAAAAGACTCtaagatttttaagccaatctGGGTTAGCACTGGGAGGATGCTATCTATTCTTGGTGATTTTAGTGATTGAAAAGTTCTCACTCCCACCTTACCCCAGCTTCGACCAGATCTCTTTtggtagtttccagttctcatttcttctctttttattcgttgttgggtgcaaggaaatgagttctgaggaaCAGGTGTACTGTGTCCTCCTCTCTCCTTTTTCTGTCCGCCTTCTCGGTATCCACCCTCCTTCTTTAAATATACAGAAACTAGGGCCCCGTCTTTAGCTTAGTGAAACCTGATTGCGCTGCTATACACAGTCAGTGCAGTTTTGTACCTGTGCTGGTCCCCGATTTGTTTTGCCCAGTTGAAAAGTGTTCGTACCTCTGTTCCCATTTTGGCTAAGTCCCTATTCCACCAGGTACATCTCTTGATTACTTCACCCATGAAGGAGAGCCATGTTGTTACTCAGGTGCATTCCATAGGAGTTCCAATCCATTCTCTTGAGATTCCctattatcttttttatttcgAACTTGCCATCAATATCGAATCTAATTATTCTGTAATCAGATATAGAGGGATCATCCGACACGCTTCAATTCTCGACCAGCGCAGAGAGTGTTACGTAGCGTTATGTCTCGTACcttttgtctagtgctggtcacgaatgttggagtgttccttgCATAATATATTTGTAATTTACTGCTAAGAATAATTTCAAGAAGGTAGTTAAACACCCAGAGTTCCAGAACAGCACTAGCCCAATGTTCTCTTTGGATGCGCGTGCACAAGTACGCTGCCAAATCCATAGTTGATATGGAAACTCCGACTTTTAATTGCCTCCTGGGATCGGCCATCTACTTCGATCGAGGTAGACTCCACCTTTaacctccaccttgcttctgaagactcaaAATAGTCCACCAGCACGTGACCTTGTTGAAAGCGTATCCCAGTGAATACAAGTTTTGCAGTCTATCCCTTGCTCATCTGCCTGAAGACAAGGTCTTAGAAAGTTTCGTCCTCCTTTCGCTTGAGAAACATTTGTGGCAATATGGTCAGTCGAacgcccttgaccgcactagtatAGCTAATGGGGGGCTTTCTGGTTGCTGCCTTCTCCCTTGACCTACCTGggttttctctcctcttgggtTCCGGTTTGGATTTTTAGGGAGTATACgcctcatgcgggctaatctccgctgctcttcgctttcttggctcctaAATAGATGGCTTACGTCTGTCCTGAGACTTCTTAAGGGTCTCTTATGGTTTCAGACTTTGGTTCCGGTAATGCAGGTACCATTTAtcacctgcgccactgaaacCAGTTTCCcccctgacgtctgatatattgatcgcagacgtgcttttgcttgtcctcGCTTTCTGGGCAGTGGTCCAATCCAATGTTCACATTGGATCTACTGCTTAACATCACAACTTCAGCCTTTTTGGCTGCAGTCACCTAGCTCTCAGTATTTCAGAAATGAGCttccgcctggttaaccagtttgtgtgcaagGCACAGGTAGTAGACACCAGGCTCCTGCCTACAGTGCCAGCCTTAATATTGTTGTATGCGATGCTAGTTTAGGTAAAAACTATAGAGGTACGCCTGAAAGGAAATTGTTGTCAATTGT is a window encoding:
- the LOC119661146 gene encoding uncharacterized protein LOC119661146 — encoded protein: MQEAGGSGGGICARFFHFVYRQKKYEQLMFAVEKLVNTVMFEAMIKDYPARYKVPLSVPFAAPNSTPEETNTRNFFLYRDLLILSKQKNMPDFERQTFIHEEMVKTENYSKVRKFVKRWMNKANVKKRSLIWEQQFENKIIYERDGVIAAASDVLKIDGLKRINKANNEIVIIRGSTCTAGDLSSQCRSKSKSKLSVSFKDNSKSELGNRDLSNLGKTAKLDSVNAVETKLGSGSKSVLGNSDNLDLGDVNKSDLGGANNSRLRITAESDFGSPVKLKFESKAKTDLGNANNSNFENGIKSDLGSVAKSEYRSLFSIRTAQSHYMDAIEDSGDDQSNTDENEQIHRDKDVSKKKSESRRP